The following coding sequences are from one Halobacteriovorax sp. JY17 window:
- the miaA gene encoding tRNA (adenosine(37)-N6)-dimethylallyltransferase MiaA: MTTKKIIIISGPTASGKTSTSMNIYDQLIRVGLRPAIVNFDSLLFYKELSIGTAKPTQEELQNYEHHLVDIKSAKEPLNASEFLELADKTLDNLIDDGKIPIFVGGSAFYVRAFIKGMYDSTPISEELRLSIEKEYNQKGISFIREFLKENDPISFEALHENDHYRNIRAYEHFRATGSPISLEKEKAEKNNPYDFSVNRLKGFEIIHIYLDLPKDEHWSIIKDRTSKMIESGLIEEVRNLLNNGFTGKEKPLTSIGYKETIQFINGEFSTQNEYIERIAISTRQLAKSQRTFFNKVTPKDIFHPLKDKNNIVNLVISKLKVD; encoded by the coding sequence ATGACTACTAAGAAAATCATCATTATTTCTGGTCCAACAGCATCTGGTAAAACATCTACGAGTATGAATATATATGATCAACTTATCCGAGTAGGATTAAGGCCAGCGATTGTAAATTTTGATTCACTACTATTTTATAAAGAACTCTCCATAGGAACAGCTAAGCCTACTCAAGAAGAACTTCAAAATTATGAACACCATCTTGTAGACATCAAAAGTGCTAAAGAGCCTCTAAATGCTTCTGAGTTCTTAGAATTAGCTGACAAGACCTTAGACAATTTAATCGATGATGGAAAAATTCCTATATTTGTGGGTGGATCAGCCTTCTATGTAAGGGCCTTTATTAAAGGAATGTATGATTCAACCCCTATCTCCGAAGAACTCAGATTATCAATAGAGAAAGAGTATAATCAAAAAGGAATCTCCTTTATTAGGGAGTTTCTAAAAGAAAATGATCCAATATCTTTTGAAGCTCTTCACGAAAATGATCATTACCGAAATATTAGGGCCTATGAGCATTTCCGAGCAACTGGCTCTCCAATTAGTCTTGAAAAAGAAAAGGCCGAAAAAAATAACCCTTATGACTTCTCAGTTAACCGACTAAAAGGTTTTGAGATTATTCATATCTACTTAGATCTTCCAAAAGATGAACACTGGAGTATTATTAAAGATAGAACTTCTAAAATGATTGAGAGTGGACTTATAGAGGAAGTAAGGAATCTTCTTAATAACGGATTCACAGGTAAAGAAAAACCCCTCACCTCTATCGGCTATAAAGAAACAATACAATTTATTAATGGAGAATTCTCAACCCAAAATGAATATATTGAGCGCATCGCAATATCAACTAGACAACTAGCGAAGTCTCAAAGAACCTTCTTTAATAAAGTGACCCCTAAAGATATATTTCACCCTCTCAAAGACAAGAATAATATAGTCAATTTAGTCATTTCAAAGTTAAAAGTAGACTAG
- the mutL gene encoding DNA mismatch repair endonuclease MutL — protein MTLEEKQHKINLLPEHLIDQIKAGEVIERPASLVKELLENSLDAGSTNIKITIIENGLELISIEDNGDGILFEDLPYAFCRHATSKIERFEDIYNLYSFGFRGEALASMAAISRITCSSTPKSNPKNGGKIVIHGAKEMSHTPVPGKKHGTSLFIKDLFFNTPARLKFIKSKTSEKNAMKRIINAFILTNPQTQFSVKWDDKDKSIFKPVEKENLKERIKTIILPKNASNKELYEFSGEYEGHSVHGFASALTSKGNAGKGQYLFVNGRLFTDRQIHASILRTLEKVWPFGETGHYCVMLDVPPTQVDVNVHPNKTQVKFFKANIVFSLVSASIKKFIDENTEELIRPQEELFSESEQRDQGLQMFSNNPFSTYSNQGTRPSSFNFDRSKITTATINEDSNPIQLNRLNDRYLIYQDETSTKSMIDSFSLFINYWLHDFKRNFPYIESQTTPLLISEPFQLGDKILGNLDFLKSLGLEIDKLDEETFALRTIPSCLDSFNIREVLSDILREINHLELSKENFEDVLKELINNLDIRDFFLSDFSIIHILKDYSMIEALQTKSIINLDNKVLEKLFK, from the coding sequence ATGACCCTAGAAGAAAAACAGCATAAGATAAATCTCCTTCCGGAGCATTTAATAGATCAGATCAAGGCCGGTGAAGTAATTGAAAGACCGGCCTCACTCGTTAAAGAGCTCCTCGAAAATTCGCTCGACGCAGGCTCTACAAATATAAAAATTACGATTATTGAAAATGGACTTGAACTCATCTCTATTGAAGATAATGGTGATGGGATTCTCTTTGAAGACCTTCCCTATGCATTTTGTAGACACGCGACTTCTAAGATTGAAAGATTTGAAGATATTTATAATCTCTACAGCTTTGGCTTTAGAGGAGAGGCCCTCGCTTCTATGGCAGCCATTTCTAGGATAACTTGCTCTTCTACCCCTAAATCTAATCCAAAGAATGGTGGAAAAATTGTTATTCATGGGGCAAAGGAAATGTCTCACACACCCGTCCCAGGAAAGAAGCACGGAACTTCCCTCTTTATAAAAGATCTCTTCTTCAATACACCCGCTAGATTAAAATTCATTAAATCTAAGACTAGTGAAAAGAATGCCATGAAGAGAATTATCAATGCCTTCATTCTCACAAACCCTCAAACACAATTCTCAGTGAAATGGGATGATAAAGATAAGAGTATTTTTAAACCTGTTGAAAAAGAAAATCTTAAAGAGAGAATAAAGACAATAATTCTACCTAAGAATGCTAGCAATAAAGAACTCTATGAGTTTTCTGGCGAATATGAAGGTCATAGCGTTCATGGATTTGCTTCTGCACTAACAAGTAAAGGCAATGCCGGAAAAGGTCAATACCTCTTTGTAAATGGAAGACTCTTTACTGACAGACAAATTCACGCCTCGATACTTAGAACTCTAGAGAAAGTGTGGCCATTTGGAGAGACTGGACACTACTGCGTAATGCTAGACGTTCCACCAACTCAAGTTGATGTAAATGTTCACCCTAATAAAACACAAGTTAAATTCTTTAAGGCGAATATTGTTTTCTCACTAGTCTCTGCGAGTATTAAAAAATTTATTGATGAAAATACAGAAGAATTAATTAGACCACAAGAAGAGCTCTTTTCAGAATCAGAACAAAGAGATCAGGGCCTACAAATGTTTTCTAATAATCCATTTTCAACTTATAGCAACCAAGGCACTCGCCCTAGTAGCTTTAATTTTGATCGATCGAAGATTACAACTGCCACGATCAATGAAGATTCCAACCCTATTCAACTAAATAGACTCAATGATAGATACCTAATTTATCAAGATGAAACTTCTACTAAGTCAATGATTGACTCTTTTTCACTCTTTATCAATTATTGGCTACATGATTTTAAAAGAAACTTCCCTTATATTGAGTCCCAAACAACTCCCCTCTTAATTAGTGAACCTTTTCAATTGGGTGATAAAATTCTAGGTAATTTAGATTTTTTAAAGAGCCTTGGACTAGAAATAGATAAACTTGATGAAGAAACATTTGCACTAAGAACTATTCCAAGCTGCCTTGACTCATTTAATATTAGAGAAGTTTTAAGTGATATTCTAAGAGAGATTAATCACCTAGAACTCAGTAAAGAAAACTTTGAAGACGTTTTAAAAGAACTAATTAATAACCTAGATATTAGAGATTTCTTTTTAAGCGATTTCTCAATTATTCATATTCTTAAAGACTATTCAATGATAGAAGCACTACAAACAAAGTCCATTATAAATTTAGATAATAAAGTTTTAGAAAAGCTCTTTAAATGA
- a CDS encoding GGDEF domain-containing protein — protein MSDDSTVVLTDIKAALASAEKEAEQKSAALLVVGGDLNGTIFDLNQREVTCGRNADNVIPLEFNGISRHHFKVVDQGDDNWSVEDTGSKNGTFLNNKKIEGSVALSKGDMIKLGSMALKFLPKGDPERLTYDKLSMEANTDGHTGCYNKTYFNNRIELEVKKSKVTGDPLSLILFDLDHFKSLNDNYGHDAGDFVLKELAHIIRGGGVRDNDVFARYGGEEFVILLPKTNLKQSFEIAERLRKLVQDHDFNYEGKILPVTASIGVADYRQGVTNGTDLFKRADESVYKSKEGGRNQVNFYRAQ, from the coding sequence ATGAGTGACGATTCTACAGTTGTACTAACCGACATTAAAGCAGCGTTGGCTTCAGCAGAAAAAGAAGCTGAACAAAAGTCTGCGGCCCTCTTAGTTGTTGGTGGAGATTTAAATGGAACAATCTTTGACTTAAATCAAAGAGAAGTTACATGTGGAAGAAATGCAGACAATGTAATTCCTCTAGAGTTTAATGGGATTTCAAGACATCATTTTAAAGTTGTAGATCAAGGTGATGACAACTGGTCTGTTGAAGATACAGGTTCAAAGAATGGTACATTTTTAAATAATAAGAAAATTGAAGGATCTGTTGCTCTAAGTAAAGGCGATATGATTAAGCTTGGAAGTATGGCCCTTAAGTTTCTCCCAAAGGGAGATCCTGAGAGACTAACTTACGACAAGTTAAGTATGGAAGCCAATACTGATGGACACACAGGTTGTTACAATAAAACATACTTCAATAATAGAATTGAACTTGAAGTAAAGAAGTCAAAAGTAACAGGTGATCCTCTTTCACTAATCCTCTTTGACCTTGATCACTTTAAATCACTTAATGATAATTATGGTCACGATGCTGGAGACTTCGTTCTTAAAGAACTTGCTCATATAATAAGAGGCGGTGGCGTTAGAGATAACGATGTCTTCGCTAGATACGGTGGGGAAGAATTTGTTATTCTTCTTCCAAAGACAAATTTAAAACAGTCTTTTGAAATTGCAGAAAGACTTAGAAAACTTGTTCAAGATCATGACTTTAACTATGAAGGAAAGATTCTTCCAGTAACCGCTTCTATTGGTGTTGCAGACTATCGCCAAGGAGTTACAAATGGAACAGACCTCTTTAAGAGAGCTGATGAATCAGTTTATAAGTCAAAAGAAGGTGGAAGAAACCAAGTAAACTTCTATCGAGCGCAATGA
- a CDS encoding hypothetical protein (catalyzes the formation of D-fructose 6-phosphate from D-glucose 6-phosphate), protein MNIELNSPFDKDQSLFSESFLTEKLNAFKEIIKDPSIGFFQLADNVELAKSCEDFYAKNKDIKTFVHVGIGGSSLGPEMLVSALGKSDVRFEFINNIDPERILDQLTGINPADALFYFASKSGGTAEMTAAMALIINWLEEKGLTQNEWKKKFVFATDPKKSILLDLANDLDIPTLDIPSDIGGRFSVLTPVGLLPALYANIDIYQLLAGAKKGAANCLNEDVKNNELLNTCSQLFDLKNFDITQTVFMPYSSKLRDFCFWFVQLWAESLGKKLNTKGEEVFTGLTPIPGYGATDQHSQMQLFMEGPMDKCLLLLEIEKFSCDFSLNSKLDYPSFNKLSKHNLSDLMKAELYGTIKALKESGIPHIHFKISENNAEAMGELIIFFESLTALMGHYLDVNPFDQPGVELGKVYAYEKLANS, encoded by the coding sequence ATGAATATTGAGCTAAATAGTCCCTTTGATAAAGACCAATCACTTTTTAGCGAGAGTTTTTTAACTGAAAAACTCAACGCCTTTAAAGAAATTATTAAAGACCCAAGCATTGGCTTCTTTCAATTAGCAGATAATGTAGAGCTCGCAAAATCTTGCGAAGACTTCTATGCTAAAAATAAAGACATTAAAACTTTTGTTCACGTTGGAATTGGCGGAAGCTCACTTGGTCCTGAGATGCTTGTGTCTGCTCTTGGAAAGAGTGATGTACGTTTTGAGTTTATCAATAATATTGATCCAGAAAGAATTCTAGATCAATTGACAGGGATTAACCCCGCCGACGCCCTCTTCTACTTCGCTTCCAAATCAGGTGGAACAGCAGAAATGACTGCGGCCATGGCCCTTATAATTAACTGGCTAGAGGAAAAAGGGTTAACTCAAAATGAATGGAAGAAGAAATTTGTTTTTGCAACTGATCCTAAGAAAAGTATTCTCCTAGACTTAGCAAATGACCTAGATATTCCAACTCTTGATATTCCATCTGATATTGGTGGAAGATTCAGTGTTCTAACCCCCGTTGGACTTCTTCCAGCACTCTACGCAAATATTGATATTTATCAGCTTTTAGCAGGAGCAAAGAAAGGTGCTGCTAATTGTCTTAATGAAGATGTTAAAAATAATGAGCTTTTAAATACATGTTCTCAACTTTTCGATCTAAAAAACTTCGACATTACTCAGACAGTTTTCATGCCTTACTCATCAAAGCTTAGGGACTTCTGCTTTTGGTTTGTTCAACTTTGGGCCGAGAGCTTAGGAAAGAAATTAAATACTAAGGGAGAAGAAGTCTTCACTGGGCTTACTCCTATTCCTGGATATGGAGCTACAGATCAGCACTCTCAAATGCAATTATTTATGGAAGGTCCGATGGACAAGTGCCTTCTTTTATTGGAAATAGAGAAATTTTCTTGTGACTTCTCTCTTAACTCAAAGCTCGATTATCCATCATTCAATAAGTTATCTAAGCATAATTTATCTGACCTCATGAAGGCCGAGCTTTATGGTACGATAAAGGCCTTAAAAGAAAGTGGCATACCGCATATTCATTTCAAGATTAGTGAGAATAACGCCGAAGCTATGGGAGAGCTTATTATTTTCTTTGAAAGCTTAACTGCTCTAATGGGTCATTATCTAGATGTGAATCCATTTGACCAACCAGGAGTCGAACTTGGAAAAGTCTACGCCTATGAAAAGCTTGCAAATAGTTGA
- a CDS encoding acyl-CoA dehydrogenase family protein: MLSELQLELSNQLKRFCLDKIEPHMEEDDHNENFRMDIYNQIGELGVAGVTIPEEFGGAGLTYQDLCVVLSELAKSSVSYAVTLSVSVMSQSILNEFGNEDQKKKYLPALTSGEEIAAFALSESHSGSDAAALKTTAKKVEGGYILNGTKMWITSAGIAKTYIVMARTGVEGHKGISAFIVRDGAKGFTYGKKENKMGWKISPTRELVFENCFVADSDLLQTEGMGFKIALSALSRGRITIGSIAVGLAQRALDEAVKYSLDRKQFNQPIFDFQGLQFMMTDMATEIECSRLLVEEAARNFDSGIKNQKIACMAKLKATDTAMKVTTDAVQVLGGVGYTSEYPVERFMRDAKVLQIVEGTNQIQKVVIGRCLKQEYV, encoded by the coding sequence GTGTTAAGTGAATTACAACTCGAATTATCTAATCAACTAAAGAGATTTTGCCTAGATAAAATCGAACCTCATATGGAAGAAGATGACCACAATGAAAACTTTAGAATGGATATTTATAATCAAATTGGAGAGCTAGGCGTAGCGGGAGTTACAATTCCAGAAGAGTTCGGCGGAGCTGGACTTACTTATCAAGACCTCTGTGTGGTTCTAAGTGAGCTTGCAAAATCTTCAGTCTCTTATGCTGTCACTCTTTCAGTTTCTGTTATGTCTCAGTCTATTTTAAATGAATTTGGAAATGAAGATCAAAAGAAGAAGTACCTTCCGGCATTAACAAGTGGTGAAGAAATTGCGGCCTTCGCTCTTTCAGAATCTCACTCAGGATCTGATGCTGCTGCACTTAAAACAACTGCAAAGAAAGTTGAGGGTGGATATATTCTAAACGGTACAAAAATGTGGATTACCTCAGCGGGAATTGCAAAAACTTATATCGTTATGGCGCGCACTGGTGTCGAAGGACATAAGGGAATTTCAGCGTTCATTGTTAGAGATGGAGCAAAAGGTTTCACATACGGCAAGAAAGAAAATAAAATGGGTTGGAAAATCTCTCCAACCAGAGAGCTTGTGTTTGAAAATTGCTTTGTTGCAGACTCTGACCTTCTTCAAACAGAGGGAATGGGATTCAAAATCGCCCTTAGTGCTCTAAGCCGTGGTCGTATTACAATAGGATCAATTGCCGTCGGTCTCGCTCAAAGAGCTCTAGATGAAGCTGTTAAATATTCTCTTGATAGGAAACAATTCAACCAACCAATCTTCGACTTTCAAGGTCTACAATTTATGATGACTGATATGGCAACTGAGATTGAGTGTTCAAGACTCTTAGTCGAAGAAGCCGCAAGAAATTTTGATAGCGGTATTAAAAATCAAAAAATCGCCTGTATGGCAAAACTTAAAGCAACTGATACTGCGATGAAAGTAACGACAGATGCAGTACAGGTCCTTGGCGGAGTTGGTTACACTAGCGAATATCCTGTTGAAAGATTTATGAGAGATGCAAAAGTTCTTCAAATTGTAGAAGGAACAAATCAAATTCAAAAAGTTGTCATCGGAAGATGTCTAAAACAAGAGTACGTATAG
- a CDS encoding acyl-CoA dehydrogenase family protein, whose protein sequence is MWFFTEEEKQIKELCADFARRELAPVAEKHDTDETFNIEAFRKMGELGVLGITADPKYGGAGMGAVAATIVMEEFGKACASSTLSYLAHSILCVNNIQNNASEEQKEKYLPKLISGEHIGCMGMSEPEYGSDAVGIQTKAEKKDDHYLLNGTKMWITNAEYSDVAYVYTRTGKERKNLSTFIIEKGAEGFSVGKPIHKMGMRASPTGELVFDNCKIPHSALVGNEGDSIYHMMKNLELERITIAGISLGIAQACVDQCVKYAGEREQFGKTLGNYQMIQKMIAEMATETEMMRRFLYTVAKEYDDGKKGPMVAAQVKLQIPKMATKIALDAIQLHGGYGYSREFPVERMMRDNKLNEIGAGTNEVMIMIIAKELLALNKTAN, encoded by the coding sequence ATGTGGTTTTTTACAGAAGAAGAAAAACAAATTAAGGAACTCTGCGCAGACTTTGCACGTAGAGAACTTGCTCCAGTTGCGGAGAAGCACGATACAGATGAAACTTTTAATATTGAAGCTTTCAGAAAAATGGGAGAGCTCGGAGTCCTTGGTATTACCGCCGATCCAAAGTATGGTGGAGCAGGAATGGGTGCCGTTGCTGCAACGATCGTTATGGAAGAGTTTGGAAAGGCCTGTGCCTCTTCAACTTTAAGCTACCTCGCCCACTCAATCCTTTGTGTAAATAATATTCAAAATAATGCTTCAGAAGAGCAGAAAGAAAAATACCTCCCAAAACTTATTTCTGGTGAGCATATCGGTTGTATGGGAATGAGTGAACCAGAATACGGTTCAGACGCTGTCGGTATTCAAACAAAAGCTGAAAAGAAAGACGATCACTACCTTCTTAACGGAACAAAGATGTGGATCACAAACGCTGAGTACTCAGATGTGGCCTACGTCTATACAAGAACTGGAAAAGAGAGAAAGAACCTTTCGACCTTCATTATTGAAAAAGGTGCCGAAGGATTTTCTGTTGGAAAACCAATTCATAAGATGGGGATGAGAGCATCACCGACTGGGGAACTTGTCTTTGATAATTGTAAAATTCCTCATTCTGCCCTTGTTGGAAATGAAGGTGACTCTATTTACCATATGATGAAGAATCTAGAACTTGAGAGAATTACAATCGCTGGAATCTCCCTAGGAATTGCTCAGGCCTGCGTTGATCAATGTGTAAAGTATGCGGGAGAGAGAGAACAATTCGGTAAAACTCTTGGTAATTATCAAATGATTCAGAAGATGATTGCAGAAATGGCCACTGAAACTGAGATGATGAGAAGATTCTTATACACTGTTGCCAAAGAATACGATGATGGTAAGAAAGGACCGATGGTTGCGGCTCAGGTAAAACTTCAAATTCCTAAGATGGCGACAAAAATTGCATTAGATGCTATTCAACTTCACGGTGGATACGGATACTCAAGAGAGTTTCCAGTTGAAAGAATGATGAGAGATAATAAGCTAAATGAAATTGGTGCCGGAACAAATGAAGTGATGATTATGATCATTGCAAAAGAGCTACTTGCCCTTAATAAAACTGCTAATTAA
- a CDS encoding response regulator transcription factor translates to MQAKIIYFDENIENHLKLKTVLSSNFKTSFFNNREILLDTLVKKNDIDLILLDDCAADGKFFDFLNDLLMIVDRLQVGLVLISSSDIVENRVKAFSYGIDDFVTRPISMNELNARLMNKVQKYSQSTALELKVGNLFLNISDQRAFIQSEDRLLTPIEFKILLTLVRNPERLHTKESLVQSLWVDSRYGKSKSIDTHICNLRRKINGFDYAIKASKGRGISLVKDKSAEASV, encoded by the coding sequence ATGCAAGCAAAGATTATATATTTTGATGAGAATATTGAAAATCATCTTAAATTAAAAACAGTTCTTTCAAGTAATTTTAAAACATCGTTCTTTAATAATAGAGAAATTTTACTGGATACTCTTGTTAAGAAGAATGATATCGACCTCATTCTCTTAGATGATTGCGCTGCCGATGGGAAGTTCTTTGATTTCTTAAACGACTTATTGATGATAGTTGATCGTTTACAAGTTGGCCTAGTTTTAATTTCGTCTTCTGATATTGTAGAAAATAGAGTGAAAGCGTTTTCTTATGGAATTGATGATTTTGTCACAAGACCAATTTCGATGAACGAGTTAAACGCAAGACTAATGAATAAAGTGCAGAAGTATAGTCAGTCCACAGCTCTAGAATTGAAAGTGGGAAATTTATTTTTAAATATAAGTGATCAAAGAGCATTTATTCAATCTGAAGACAGACTACTTACTCCAATCGAGTTTAAGATTCTTTTAACATTGGTTAGAAATCCTGAAAGACTACATACTAAAGAGTCCCTTGTTCAGTCTCTATGGGTTGATAGCCGTTATGGAAAATCTAAATCAATTGATACACACATTTGTAATTTAAGAAGAAAAATTAATGGCTTTGATTACGCAATTAAGGCGAGTAAGGGAAGAGGCATTAGCTTAGTGAAAGATAAGTCTGCTGAAGCTAGTGTTTAA
- a CDS encoding endonuclease/exonuclease/phosphatase family protein yields the protein MKILALGLLLFINFQNSANAWLGVEVPEDDNVIKPFGHSKKTEIEKETIDVFVWNIYKANKENWKEQFTAQTPSFDFFLLQEMLTIPLVEEIFNNTEEANFTTATSFIYKKNSQRTGVATGAKYSPSWKKFLRSKKREPILSTPKITLFTKYPIKGSSEELLIVNIHAINFVSSFTLHSQLKDAADIIKEHNGPSVFAGDFNTWTLEKQIFLKKITKEVGMTEVTFKNDDRKKMFGWILDFIFVKGLEIVDSKVHSDLDGSDHKAISVKLKFIKH from the coding sequence ATGAAGATATTAGCTCTTGGATTACTCTTATTTATAAATTTTCAAAATAGTGCCAATGCATGGCTTGGAGTAGAAGTCCCTGAAGATGATAATGTTATTAAGCCCTTTGGTCATTCAAAGAAAACTGAAATTGAAAAAGAGACAATAGATGTCTTTGTCTGGAATATCTACAAAGCAAATAAAGAAAACTGGAAAGAACAATTCACTGCTCAAACTCCTTCGTTTGATTTCTTTCTCCTACAGGAAATGCTTACAATTCCGCTAGTGGAAGAAATTTTCAACAATACAGAAGAAGCAAACTTCACAACAGCAACCTCATTTATCTACAAAAAAAACTCTCAAAGAACAGGTGTTGCAACAGGTGCTAAATATTCTCCTTCATGGAAGAAGTTTTTAAGAAGTAAGAAGAGAGAGCCAATTCTCTCAACTCCAAAAATCACTTTATTTACAAAGTACCCTATAAAAGGTTCAAGCGAAGAACTACTTATTGTGAATATTCACGCCATCAATTTTGTTTCATCTTTTACACTTCACTCCCAACTCAAGGATGCTGCAGACATCATCAAAGAACATAATGGTCCTTCAGTTTTTGCCGGAGACTTCAACACTTGGACTCTGGAAAAACAGATTTTTCTAAAGAAGATTACAAAAGAAGTTGGGATGACAGAAGTCACGTTTAAGAATGATGATAGAAAAAAGATGTTCGGATGGATTTTAGACTTCATCTTTGTAAAAGGTTTAGAAATCGTTGATTCGAAAGTTCACTCTGACCTTGATGGTTCGGATCACAAGGCCATTAGTGTAAAGTTAAAATTTATTAAACACTAG
- a CDS encoding response regulator transcription factor, with protein MEKKKIFLLDDEQDMLDTISEILSKEFDVVAENNCLKAIDMLKVNKFDAIILDINMPMMNGLDVFREISRFIDLTKTAVMFLSSITKVQTKVDGLELGADDYILKPVLSRELLARVNNRINRLSKDTPVIYRHGATRVITDTQRVEINGEVVDLTPTEYKILYVLWKNAERIVTKEQVSESVWATNDVGHHTIDTHISNLRKKLTDPSIEIRVVKARGIVLNLRV; from the coding sequence ATGGAAAAAAAGAAGATATTTCTGCTCGACGATGAGCAAGACATGCTAGATACCATCTCTGAAATTCTCTCGAAGGAATTTGATGTTGTTGCTGAGAATAACTGTTTAAAAGCGATAGACATGCTCAAAGTAAATAAATTTGATGCAATTATATTAGATATTAATATGCCGATGATGAATGGACTTGATGTATTTAGAGAAATATCGAGATTTATTGACCTGACTAAGACAGCTGTAATGTTCCTTTCAAGTATTACAAAAGTTCAAACAAAAGTTGATGGACTAGAATTAGGTGCTGATGACTATATCTTAAAGCCAGTGCTTTCCAGAGAATTGCTCGCGCGTGTAAACAATAGAATTAATAGACTATCTAAGGACACGCCGGTAATTTATAGGCATGGGGCAACGAGAGTTATAACAGATACTCAAAGAGTTGAAATTAACGGGGAAGTTGTTGATTTAACACCTACGGAGTATAAGATTCTCTACGTTCTATGGAAGAATGCGGAGAGAATTGTCACAAAGGAGCAAGTCTCTGAAAGTGTTTGGGCCACAAATGATGTTGGACACCATACTATTGATACTCACATTTCTAATTTAAGAAAGAAGCTCACTGATCCAAGTATTGAAATTCGTGTAGTCAAAGCGAGGGGAATTGTACTCAATCTGCGAGTGTAA
- the rlmN gene encoding 23S rRNA (adenine(2503)-C(2))-methyltransferase RlmN — translation MSEKKTSLYSLTLEELRDHLKEGGFAKFAADQIYNWIFKRYEFDLDKWSNVSSKIKTHFQENFDLSIPKIVWNGVSTDGTRKFLVGMSDSNTVEAVAIPAKNNRLTLCVSSQIGCAIGCTFCHTGTMGLTRHLTSGEIIGQYVAVTKWLKENVDEESRLTNIVYMGQGEPLHNFNNVKQATRVFMEEKGIGLGQRKITLSTSGLVPQIEKLQDFPPVNVAISLHAAHNNIRTELMPINKAYDLTRLFDAIKKIPLKAHRWITYEYILIAGLNDRVEDLDGLSDLLDKKVSKVNLIPFNEYPESKFKRPSDEQIKWFQDELIRRGYICTTRITKGTDILAACGQLKSEHDKLNLWAD, via the coding sequence TTGAGTGAAAAGAAAACTTCACTATATTCATTAACGCTTGAAGAGCTAAGAGACCACCTAAAAGAAGGTGGCTTTGCCAAATTCGCAGCGGATCAAATCTATAATTGGATCTTTAAAAGATACGAGTTTGATCTAGACAAGTGGTCCAATGTTTCTTCAAAAATCAAGACACATTTTCAAGAAAACTTTGATCTCTCTATTCCAAAAATTGTTTGGAATGGGGTCAGTACTGATGGAACGAGAAAATTCCTTGTGGGTATGAGTGACTCAAATACTGTGGAAGCTGTAGCGATTCCAGCAAAGAATAATAGACTCACTCTCTGCGTTTCATCTCAAATTGGGTGCGCTATTGGCTGTACTTTCTGCCATACAGGTACGATGGGCTTAACGAGGCACCTTACTAGTGGAGAAATTATCGGTCAGTACGTCGCTGTTACGAAGTGGCTAAAAGAAAATGTAGATGAGGAATCTAGGCTTACAAATATTGTCTATATGGGACAAGGAGAGCCTCTCCATAATTTTAATAATGTAAAACAAGCAACACGTGTCTTTATGGAAGAGAAAGGGATTGGGCTTGGGCAGAGAAAGATCACTCTTTCAACTTCTGGTTTAGTTCCTCAGATTGAAAAGCTTCAAGACTTTCCTCCCGTGAATGTGGCGATCTCTCTTCATGCAGCTCATAATAATATTAGAACAGAACTCATGCCTATCAATAAGGCCTATGACCTCACAAGACTATTCGACGCGATTAAGAAAATACCTCTTAAGGCCCATAGATGGATTACTTACGAGTATATTCTTATTGCCGGGTTAAATGATAGAGTAGAGGACTTGGACGGTTTAAGCGATCTTCTAGACAAGAAGGTTTCTAAGGTTAATTTAATACCTTTTAATGAGTATCCAGAGTCAAAGTTTAAGAGACCAAGCGATGAGCAAATAAAATGGTTTCAGGATGAATTGATTCGTAGGGGATATATTTGTACGACGAGAATTACTAAGGGAACTGATATTCTTGCAGCTTGTGGTCAACTTAAAAGTGAGCACGATAAGCTAAATCTTTGGGCGGATTAG